One Comamonas sp. 26 genomic region harbors:
- a CDS encoding RsmB/NOP family class I SAM-dependent RNA methyltransferase, with translation MHPKQLLDACAELVKRAMTFEHAADSVVSYFFRENRYLGPRERATLAETTYTVLRKKLLFEGLAHSGSGPRERRLAILGFAAVLREQGKKQGNVKNKDGQDSETFIKAALTPQELKWLDACDNIKPEELMESHRHNLPEWLVEPLKAQVGDEFWALAASMEKAAPLDLRVNALNDKPAEVRKELEKAGIKAKPTPFSPLGLRVDGKPALAKVDAFNRGAIEVQDEGSQLLALMLDAKRGEMVVDFCAGAGGKTLAIGASMRNTGRLYAFDVSGHRLDALKPRLARSGLSNVHPAAIAHERDERVKRLAGKIDRVLVDAPCSGLGTLRRNPDLKWRQSPKAVEELTVKQAAILESSARLVKAGGRLIYATCSILPQENEAIAEAFSAAHPEFEPLNAADVLEQLKIADGDKLCSGGGDGKRYLRLWPHQHETDGFFAAVWVKKA, from the coding sequence ATGCATCCCAAACAGCTTCTCGACGCTTGCGCTGAACTCGTCAAGCGCGCCATGACTTTTGAACACGCGGCTGATTCCGTGGTGTCTTACTTCTTCCGCGAAAACCGTTACCTCGGCCCGCGTGAGCGCGCCACTCTGGCCGAAACCACTTACACCGTGCTGCGCAAGAAGCTGTTGTTTGAAGGCCTGGCACATTCCGGCAGCGGCCCGCGTGAGCGCCGTCTGGCCATTCTCGGCTTTGCTGCTGTCCTGCGTGAGCAGGGCAAGAAGCAAGGCAACGTCAAGAACAAGGACGGCCAGGACAGCGAGACCTTTATCAAGGCTGCGCTGACGCCTCAGGAACTCAAGTGGCTGGACGCTTGCGACAACATCAAGCCTGAAGAGCTGATGGAATCCCACCGCCACAACCTGCCCGAGTGGCTGGTTGAGCCGCTCAAGGCCCAGGTGGGTGACGAATTTTGGGCCTTGGCTGCGAGCATGGAAAAGGCTGCGCCGCTGGACTTGCGCGTCAACGCCCTGAACGACAAGCCCGCTGAAGTGCGCAAAGAACTGGAAAAAGCTGGCATCAAGGCCAAGCCCACACCGTTCTCGCCACTGGGTCTGCGTGTCGATGGCAAGCCTGCGCTGGCCAAGGTCGATGCCTTCAATCGTGGTGCGATTGAGGTGCAGGACGAAGGCTCGCAACTGCTAGCACTGATGCTGGATGCCAAGCGCGGCGAGATGGTGGTGGACTTTTGCGCCGGTGCCGGCGGCAAGACTCTGGCGATTGGCGCTTCCATGCGCAACACCGGCCGCCTGTATGCGTTTGACGTGTCGGGTCACCGCCTGGATGCACTCAAGCCACGTCTGGCGCGCTCGGGTCTGTCCAATGTGCACCCCGCAGCCATTGCTCATGAGCGTGATGAACGCGTCAAGCGCCTGGCCGGCAAGATTGACCGCGTGCTGGTGGATGCGCCTTGCTCGGGCTTGGGTACCTTGCGTCGCAACCCTGACCTGAAGTGGCGCCAAAGCCCCAAGGCCGTGGAAGAGCTGACTGTCAAGCAGGCCGCTATTCTGGAAAGCAGCGCCCGTCTGGTCAAGGCCGGTGGCCGCCTGATCTACGCTACTTGCTCCATCCTGCCGCAGGAAAACGAAGCCATTGCCGAAGCCTTCAGCGCTGCTCACCCTGAGTTTGAGCCCTTGAATGCTGCCGACGTGCTGGAGCAGCTGAAGATTGCCGATGGCGACAAGCTGTGCAGCGGTGGAGGTGACGGTAAGCGCTATCTGCGCCTGTGGCCGCATCAGCACGAAACTGACGGGTTTTTCGCCGCTGTTTGGGTGAAGAAAGCGTAA
- a CDS encoding fatty acid desaturase, whose amino-acid sequence MSLDIGLLWNEVVEWMANGLWDLSWWQLLLYTLITTHFTIAGVTIFLHRSQAHRALDLGPVPSHFFRFWLWLGTGMVTKEWVAIHRKHHAKCETVDDPHSPQTRGLSKVMREGAELYRSEAKNTETIKKFGHGTPDDWLERNLYSKHSVWGPTLMLILNLALFGVIGMSIWAVQMVWIPFWAAGVVNGLGHFWGYRNYEATDASTNLSPWGIIIGGEELHNNHHTYPTSAKFSVKPYEFDIGWLYISIMQKLGWAKVKKTPPRLRMGAVKPVADELTLEAIIANRYEVMARYARGVRSAVQQELDLLKQKQAQKSDVSLLKGVQRWLHRDAEKVPERAQGQLAQARAAHPVIDQMLTMREELRQLWLNTTLSREQLTSQLQAWCQRAEASGIAALKDFSVKLRAARA is encoded by the coding sequence ATGTCGCTGGATATTGGCTTGCTCTGGAATGAAGTCGTGGAATGGATGGCCAACGGGCTGTGGGATCTGTCATGGTGGCAGTTGCTGCTGTACACCTTGATCACCACCCATTTCACGATTGCGGGTGTCACGATTTTTCTGCACCGCAGTCAGGCGCACCGGGCTCTGGATCTGGGGCCTGTGCCTTCCCATTTCTTCCGTTTCTGGCTTTGGCTGGGTACGGGCATGGTGACCAAGGAATGGGTGGCCATTCACCGCAAACACCACGCCAAGTGCGAAACCGTGGACGACCCTCACAGCCCGCAGACGCGTGGCCTGAGCAAAGTCATGCGCGAAGGCGCTGAGCTGTACCGCAGCGAAGCCAAGAATACGGAAACGATCAAGAAGTTTGGCCATGGCACGCCCGATGACTGGCTGGAGCGCAATCTGTACTCCAAGCACTCGGTCTGGGGCCCCACGCTGATGCTGATTCTGAATTTGGCGCTGTTCGGCGTCATCGGCATGAGCATCTGGGCGGTGCAGATGGTCTGGATTCCCTTCTGGGCCGCTGGCGTGGTCAATGGCTTAGGCCATTTCTGGGGCTATCGCAATTACGAGGCAACGGACGCCTCCACCAACCTGTCGCCCTGGGGAATCATCATTGGTGGTGAAGAGCTTCACAACAACCACCATACGTATCCAACGTCGGCCAAGTTCTCGGTCAAGCCCTATGAGTTTGATATTGGCTGGCTCTATATCAGCATCATGCAGAAGTTGGGCTGGGCCAAGGTCAAGAAGACGCCGCCGCGCCTGCGCATGGGCGCGGTCAAGCCGGTGGCTGATGAGTTGACTCTGGAAGCCATCATCGCCAACCGCTACGAAGTCATGGCCCGCTATGCGCGCGGCGTGCGCTCTGCTGTTCAGCAAGAGCTGGACTTGCTCAAGCAAAAGCAGGCGCAAAAATCAGATGTTTCTTTACTCAAGGGTGTTCAGCGCTGGCTGCATCGTGATGCAGAAAAAGTGCCAGAGCGCGCACAAGGCCAGTTGGCGCAGGCGCGGGCCGCCCACCCGGTGATTGATCAGATGTTGACCATGCGTGAAGAGCTGCGCCAGCTGTGGCTGAATACCACGCTGAGCCGCGAGCAACTGACCAGTCAGCTGCAGGCTTGGTGCCAGCGTGCAGAAGCCAGTGGTATTGCCGCGCTCAAAGACTTCTCGGTCAAGCTGCGCGCTGCCCGCGCCTGA